The following proteins are co-located in the Poecile atricapillus isolate bPoeAtr1 chromosome 20, bPoeAtr1.hap1, whole genome shotgun sequence genome:
- the NOXA1 gene encoding NADPH oxidase activator 1 isoform X1: MAYRELLRRWHEAVREADRGHWDAALDTWSSIAEPPARICFNMGCVQLLAGRPEAALRAFNKTIEKDNSLAVGYFQRGFVHLQLEMYEEALSDYHMAFSHLRQNPFIDYKQLGLRHILYAWEVLYSIAAVQCHLQQWQEARVTLEQAVVWRPERRAAVLELALERVQDHLFLEPMLVPLGELFRPRKKEVEQLDSKDFLGKPKVISSIIPNDEYIGFEPLRPQKQGFYEPSAGALRDAESGYQRLLSRYRPREPQGLEVPAGSLVFVLSRAADGWATAIHDGQKLHIPSSLLEPAPRMEKWKNSTGIPLPPAQVPPSCLHVKQKPDAPREQNASASDASAHVDSKMSPRSGEAAAGTARPVVLRLRCECSVVLRAGEAPALPALRALLQDTLAQQAQQGTLSYRLLDGTELGTVSGQEELGKVWQQLIEGRLTLCCQDSDSHSGRPVLYQMLAQHSYLAQGPGDLEFSKGDVLDILSEVNEDWLEGRCNGKTGIFPKCFATQTSCGAAFP, encoded by the exons ATGGCGTACCGGGAGCTGCTGCGGCGCTGGCACGAGGCCGTGCGGGAGGCAGACCGCGGGCACTGGGACGCTGCCCTGGACACCTGGAGCAGCATCGCGGAGCCACCGGCCAGGATCTGCTTCAACATGGGCTGCGTGCAGCTGCTGGCCGGGCGGCCCGAGGCGGCGCTGAGG GCATTCAATAAAACCATTGAGAAGGACAATTCCCTGGCTGTGGGCTACTTCCAGAGAGGATTTGtgcacctgcagctggaaat GTATGAAGAAGCTCTCTCTGACTATCACATGGCCTTCAGTCACCTAAGACAAAATCCCTTCATCGATTACAagcagctggggctgaggcACATCCTCTATGCCTGGGAG GTGCTGTACAGCATTGCAGCAGTGCAGTGCCAcctgcagcagtggcaggaggCCAGAGTCACCCTCGAGCAGGCTGTTGTGTGGAGACCTGAAagaagagcagcagtgctggagctggccCTCGAGCGGGTGCAG GACCACCTGTTTTTAGAGCCCATGCTGGTTCCTCTCGGGGAGCTTTTCAGACCACGAAAGAAGGAAGTTGAGCAGCTGGATTCAAAAGATTTCCTGGGTAAACCCAAG GTGATCTCATCCATCATTCCCAACGATGAGTACATTGGCTTCGAGCCTCTCAGGCCTCAG AAACAGGGCTTTTATGAACCCAGCGCCGGTGCTCTGCG GGATGCCGAGTCCGGGTACCAGCGGCTGCTGTCCCGGTACCGCCCCCGGGAGCCGCAGGGGCTGGAGGTGCCTGCAGGGAGCCTGGTGTTtgtgctgagcagggcagcagaCGGCTGGGCCACGGCCATCCACGATGGGCAG AAGCTGCACATCCCGAGCTCTCTCCTGGAGCCTGCCCCGAGGATGGAGAAATGG AAGAACAGCACTGGgattcctcttcctcctgcccaggtgCCTCCCAGCTGCCTTCACGTGAAGCAGAAGCCAG atgctcccagggaacaaaaTGCCTCTGCCAGTGATGCCAGTGCCCACGTGGACTCCAAG ATGTCCCCGAGGAGCGGGGAGGCCGCTGCGGGCACGGCCAGGCCGGTGGTGCTGCGGCTGCGCTGCGAGTGCTCCGTGGTGCTGCGGGCAGGagaggctccagccctgccagccctgcgggccctgctgcaggacacgctggcacagcaggcacagcagggcACGCTCAG CTACAGGCTCCTGgatggcacagagctggggacagtgtcaggacaggaggagctggggaaggtgTGGCAGCAGCTGATAGAGGGCAGGCTGACACTCTGCTGCCAG GACTCAGACTCCCACTCGGGCAGGCCTGTTCTCTACCAGATGCTGGCTCAGCACTCTTACCTGGCACAGGGACCAGGGGACCTGGAGTTCAGCAAGGGAGATGTGCTGGATATCCTCTCTGAAG TGAACGAGGACTGGCTGGAAGGACGCTGCAATGGCAAGACTGGCATCTTCCCCAAATGCTTTGCCACCCAGACCAGCTGTGGTGCTGCCTTCCCATAG
- the NOXA1 gene encoding NADPH oxidase activator 1 isoform X3, with product MPVFISGRELRYEEALSDYHMAFSHLRQNPFIDYKQLGLRHILYAWEVLYSIAAVQCHLQQWQEARVTLEQAVVWRPERRAAVLELALERVQDHLFLEPMLVPLGELFRPRKKEVEQLDSKDFLGKPKVISSIIPNDEYIGFEPLRPQKQGFYEPSAGALRDAESGYQRLLSRYRPREPQGLEVPAGSLVFVLSRAADGWATAIHDGQKLHIPSSLLEPAPRMEKWKNSTGIPLPPAQVPPSCLHVKQKPDAPREQNASASDASAHVDSKMSPRSGEAAAGTARPVVLRLRCECSVVLRAGEAPALPALRALLQDTLAQQAQQGTLSYRLLDGTELGTVSGQEELGKVWQQLIEGRLTLCCQDSDSHSGRPVLYQMLAQHSYLAQGPGDLEFSKGDVLDILSEVNEDWLEGRCNGKTGIFPKCFATQTSCGAAFP from the exons ATGCCTGTCTTTATTTCTGGGAGGGAGTTAAG GTATGAAGAAGCTCTCTCTGACTATCACATGGCCTTCAGTCACCTAAGACAAAATCCCTTCATCGATTACAagcagctggggctgaggcACATCCTCTATGCCTGGGAG GTGCTGTACAGCATTGCAGCAGTGCAGTGCCAcctgcagcagtggcaggaggCCAGAGTCACCCTCGAGCAGGCTGTTGTGTGGAGACCTGAAagaagagcagcagtgctggagctggccCTCGAGCGGGTGCAG GACCACCTGTTTTTAGAGCCCATGCTGGTTCCTCTCGGGGAGCTTTTCAGACCACGAAAGAAGGAAGTTGAGCAGCTGGATTCAAAAGATTTCCTGGGTAAACCCAAG GTGATCTCATCCATCATTCCCAACGATGAGTACATTGGCTTCGAGCCTCTCAGGCCTCAG AAACAGGGCTTTTATGAACCCAGCGCCGGTGCTCTGCG GGATGCCGAGTCCGGGTACCAGCGGCTGCTGTCCCGGTACCGCCCCCGGGAGCCGCAGGGGCTGGAGGTGCCTGCAGGGAGCCTGGTGTTtgtgctgagcagggcagcagaCGGCTGGGCCACGGCCATCCACGATGGGCAG AAGCTGCACATCCCGAGCTCTCTCCTGGAGCCTGCCCCGAGGATGGAGAAATGG AAGAACAGCACTGGgattcctcttcctcctgcccaggtgCCTCCCAGCTGCCTTCACGTGAAGCAGAAGCCAG atgctcccagggaacaaaaTGCCTCTGCCAGTGATGCCAGTGCCCACGTGGACTCCAAG ATGTCCCCGAGGAGCGGGGAGGCCGCTGCGGGCACGGCCAGGCCGGTGGTGCTGCGGCTGCGCTGCGAGTGCTCCGTGGTGCTGCGGGCAGGagaggctccagccctgccagccctgcgggccctgctgcaggacacgctggcacagcaggcacagcagggcACGCTCAG CTACAGGCTCCTGgatggcacagagctggggacagtgtcaggacaggaggagctggggaaggtgTGGCAGCAGCTGATAGAGGGCAGGCTGACACTCTGCTGCCAG GACTCAGACTCCCACTCGGGCAGGCCTGTTCTCTACCAGATGCTGGCTCAGCACTCTTACCTGGCACAGGGACCAGGGGACCTGGAGTTCAGCAAGGGAGATGTGCTGGATATCCTCTCTGAAG TGAACGAGGACTGGCTGGAAGGACGCTGCAATGGCAAGACTGGCATCTTCCCCAAATGCTTTGCCACCCAGACCAGCTGTGGTGCTGCCTTCCCATAG
- the ENTPD8 gene encoding ectonucleoside triphosphate diphosphohydrolase 8: MGSKAKAIAGLLAATCVCSVIALILSVVNVKDVLLPPSTKYGLVFDAGSTHTSLYIYRWPADKENGTGIVSQVEACSVAGPGISSYADEPAGAGASLKPCLDKAMKIVPAEQQRETPTYLGATAGMRLLREENGTKAQQVLAEVAKAIAEYPVHFRGARILTGSEEGSFGWITVNYLLETLLKFSFAEQWEHPQDTEVLGALDLGGASTQITFQPGVPVQDRNTSVFFRLYGTNYSLYSHSYLCYGQSQALKMLLAALHQASSSAQISHPCYPRGYRESLTVAELYDSPCVRAPSSASPGLVLTVTGTGEPGACGTAIQSLFNFSCGAERPCGFNGVYQPPVRGQFFAFAGFYYTFHFLNLTRQQSLSEVNTTVQSFCRRNWTELVQSFPQDLKHLHTYCSVAIYILTLLLDGYKFNEHTWSNIHFSKQAANTDIGWTLGFMLNFTNMIPAEPLQHVKGHQPGLWAGAVSFLVLAIVAGLVAVFLQCFWKTK, translated from the exons ATGGGTTCCAAAGCCAAGGCCATTGCCGGTCTCCTGGCAGCCACCTGTGTCTGCAGTGTCATCGCCCTCATTCTGAGCGTTGTGAATGTGAAGGATGTGCTTCTTCCCCCCAGCACCAAG TACGGTCTGGTGTTTGATGCTGGCTCCACACACACGTCCCTCTACATCTACCGGTGGCCTGCAGACAAGGAGAACGGCACTGGCATTGTCTCCCAGGTGGAGGCCTGCTCTGTGGCTG GACCCGGCATCTCCAGCTACGCCGATGAGCCTGCAGGGGCTGGCGCCAGCCTGAAGCCTTGCCTGGACAAGGCCATGAAGATCGTGCCGGCCGAGCAGCAGCGGGAGACCCCCACGTACCTGGGGGCCACGGCCGGCATGCGGCTGCTGAG GGAGGAGAACGGCACCAAGGCGCAGCAGGTGTTGGCCGAGGTGGCCAAGGCCATCGCGGAGTATCCCGTGCATTTCCGCGGAGCTCGGATCCTGACGGGCAGCGAGGAGGGCTCCTTTGGCTGGATCACTGTCAACTACCTGCTGGAGACACTGCTCAAG TTCTCGTTTGCAGAGCAATGGGAACATCCCCAGGACACCGAGGTTCTGGGAGCTCTGGACCTTGGCGGTGCCTCGACGCAGATCACCTTCCAGCCCGGGGTCCCTGTGCAGGACAGGAACACGTCCGTGTTCTTCCGCCTCTACGGCACCAACTACTCCCTGTACAGCCACAGCTACCTGTGCTACGGGCAGAGCCAGGCCCTGAagatgctgctggcagctctgcaccAG GCCAGCTCGAGTGCCCAGATCTCCCACCCCTGCTACCCGCGGGGGTACCGGGAGAGCCTCACTGTGGCAGAGCTGTACGACAGCCCCTGTGTGCGTGCAccgagctcagccagccctggcctggTCCTGacggtgacagggacaggggagccaGGCGCGTGTGGCACGGCCATCCAGAGTCTCTTCAACTTCAGCTGCGGGGCAGAGCGGCCGTGCGGGTTCAATGGGGTGTATCAGCCCCCCGTGCGGGGACAGTTCTTT GCTTTTGCTGGGTTCTACTACACCTTCCACTTCCTGAACCTGACCCGCCAGCAGTCTCTGAGTGAGGTCAACACCACAGTCCAGTCCTTCTGCAGGAGGAACTGGACAGAG CTGGTGCAGAGCTTCCCGCAGGATTTGAAGCACCTGCACACCTACTGCTCCGTGGCCATTTACATCCTGACACTGCTGCTCGATGGCTACAAGTTCAACGAGCACACCTGGAGCAACATCCACTTCAGCAAGCAG GCAGCAAACACTGACATCGGCTGGACACTGGGCTTCATGCTGAACTTCACCAACATGATCCCTGCCGAGCCTCTGCAGCACGTCAAGGGCCACCAGCCCGGCCTGTGGGCAGGGGCTGTCTCCTTCCTCGTGCTGGCCATCGTGGCAGGCCTGGTGGCTGTTTTCCTACAATGCTTCTGGAAAACCAAGTAG
- the NOXA1 gene encoding NADPH oxidase activator 1 isoform X2, producing MAYRELLRRWHEAVREADRGHWDAALDTWSSIAEPPARICFNMGCVQLLAGRPEAALRAFNKTIEKDNSLAVGYFQRGFVHLQLEMYEEALSDYHMAFSHLRQNPFIDYKQLGLRHILYAWEVLYSIAAVQCHLQQWQEARVTLEQAVVWRPERRAAVLELALERVQDHLFLEPMLVPLGELFRPRKKEVEQLDSKDFLGKPKVISSIIPNDEYIGFEPLRPQKQGFYEPSAGALRDAESGYQRLLSRYRPREPQGLEVPAGSLVFVLSRAADGWATAIHDGQKLHIPSSLLEPAPRMEKWNSTGIPLPPAQVPPSCLHVKQKPDAPREQNASASDASAHVDSKMSPRSGEAAAGTARPVVLRLRCECSVVLRAGEAPALPALRALLQDTLAQQAQQGTLSYRLLDGTELGTVSGQEELGKVWQQLIEGRLTLCCQDSDSHSGRPVLYQMLAQHSYLAQGPGDLEFSKGDVLDILSEVNEDWLEGRCNGKTGIFPKCFATQTSCGAAFP from the exons ATGGCGTACCGGGAGCTGCTGCGGCGCTGGCACGAGGCCGTGCGGGAGGCAGACCGCGGGCACTGGGACGCTGCCCTGGACACCTGGAGCAGCATCGCGGAGCCACCGGCCAGGATCTGCTTCAACATGGGCTGCGTGCAGCTGCTGGCCGGGCGGCCCGAGGCGGCGCTGAGG GCATTCAATAAAACCATTGAGAAGGACAATTCCCTGGCTGTGGGCTACTTCCAGAGAGGATTTGtgcacctgcagctggaaat GTATGAAGAAGCTCTCTCTGACTATCACATGGCCTTCAGTCACCTAAGACAAAATCCCTTCATCGATTACAagcagctggggctgaggcACATCCTCTATGCCTGGGAG GTGCTGTACAGCATTGCAGCAGTGCAGTGCCAcctgcagcagtggcaggaggCCAGAGTCACCCTCGAGCAGGCTGTTGTGTGGAGACCTGAAagaagagcagcagtgctggagctggccCTCGAGCGGGTGCAG GACCACCTGTTTTTAGAGCCCATGCTGGTTCCTCTCGGGGAGCTTTTCAGACCACGAAAGAAGGAAGTTGAGCAGCTGGATTCAAAAGATTTCCTGGGTAAACCCAAG GTGATCTCATCCATCATTCCCAACGATGAGTACATTGGCTTCGAGCCTCTCAGGCCTCAG AAACAGGGCTTTTATGAACCCAGCGCCGGTGCTCTGCG GGATGCCGAGTCCGGGTACCAGCGGCTGCTGTCCCGGTACCGCCCCCGGGAGCCGCAGGGGCTGGAGGTGCCTGCAGGGAGCCTGGTGTTtgtgctgagcagggcagcagaCGGCTGGGCCACGGCCATCCACGATGGGCAG AAGCTGCACATCCCGAGCTCTCTCCTGGAGCCTGCCCCGAGGATGGAGAAATGG AACAGCACTGGgattcctcttcctcctgcccaggtgCCTCCCAGCTGCCTTCACGTGAAGCAGAAGCCAG atgctcccagggaacaaaaTGCCTCTGCCAGTGATGCCAGTGCCCACGTGGACTCCAAG ATGTCCCCGAGGAGCGGGGAGGCCGCTGCGGGCACGGCCAGGCCGGTGGTGCTGCGGCTGCGCTGCGAGTGCTCCGTGGTGCTGCGGGCAGGagaggctccagccctgccagccctgcgggccctgctgcaggacacgctggcacagcaggcacagcagggcACGCTCAG CTACAGGCTCCTGgatggcacagagctggggacagtgtcaggacaggaggagctggggaaggtgTGGCAGCAGCTGATAGAGGGCAGGCTGACACTCTGCTGCCAG GACTCAGACTCCCACTCGGGCAGGCCTGTTCTCTACCAGATGCTGGCTCAGCACTCTTACCTGGCACAGGGACCAGGGGACCTGGAGTTCAGCAAGGGAGATGTGCTGGATATCCTCTCTGAAG TGAACGAGGACTGGCTGGAAGGACGCTGCAATGGCAAGACTGGCATCTTCCCCAAATGCTTTGCCACCCAGACCAGCTGTGGTGCTGCCTTCCCATAG